A window from Engraulis encrasicolus isolate BLACKSEA-1 chromosome 13, IST_EnEncr_1.0, whole genome shotgun sequence encodes these proteins:
- the LOC134461169 gene encoding kinesin-like protein KIF15 isoform X2, with protein sequence MSYHKNCAIAFLTETLHHLKQQAHGEGTSSPGEDSEMGQRLTHAPPEEQSQQTSTTLTTDETQKAQEIQHEKEKLKQENMRLQKILEDMQASFGQQRNEYDKLMQENSRLQKRVSCFFLVSLQDMQVSLEQHQRACKTSQNESTRLQSSIIKMEDSFQKERQKLMVELGNISEENVKLQQRMMNMDSHYTQLQECNGIKNQEYSDLQKSLREMDMHYKEQLRKSNDECKSLKSKCFDLNQRMAAKISLDLQSSGVGFEDVSDPCNESSLRGMYDDMRLKDWPKLKRKFAITNERQRQQFYGNLIQTWKEIFDKANDCMEKSKQDLKKLFLQDQHQTNKEKVLLSLSLSLQCLAPWTNVSIV encoded by the exons ATGTCCTACCACAAAAACTGCGCGATTGCGTTCCTAACTGAGACTTTACACCACCTGAAGCAACA GGCGCATGGTGAAGGGACTTCGTCACCTGGAGAAGATTCTGAAATGGG TCAGCGGCTTACACATGCACCACCTGAGGAGCAAAGTCAACAAACCTCAACTACCCTCACCACCGATGAAACCCAGAAAGCACAGGAAATACA GCATGAAAAGGAAAAATTGAAGCAGGAGAACATGAGACTTCAGAAAAT ACTAGAAGATATGCAGGCTTCTTTTGGGCAACAACG GAATGAATACGACAAGTTAATGCAGGAGAACAGCAGACTTCAAAAAAG GGTTTCTTGTTTCTTTCTTGTTAGCCTTCAAGACATGCAGGTTTCTCTTGAACAACA TCAGCGTGCCTGCAAAACGTCACAGAATGAAAGCACAAGACTTCAGAGCAG TATAATTAAGATGGAGGATTCTTttcagaaagaaagacaaaaactaAT GGTTGAGCTTGGAAATATAAGTGAAGAGAACGTTAAACTCCAACAAAG AATGATGAATATGGATAGTCATTATACCCAGCTGCAAGAATG TAATGGTATAAAAAATCAGGAGTACAGCGACCTCCAGAAAAG CCTTAGAGAAATGGACATGCACTACAAAGAACAACTCCGCAAATCCAA TGATGAATGCAAGAGTCTCAAATCTAAGTGCTTTGACCTCAACCAAAG AATGGCAGCAAAGATATCTCTAGACCTGCAGAGTAGTGGAGTTGGATTCGAGGATGTCTCAGACCCATGCAATGAATCCAGCCTACGAGGAATGTATGATGACATGCGCTTGAAGGACTGGCCAAAACTTAAGAGAAAATTTGCAATAACAAATGAAAGACAACGACAGCAATTTTATGGCAATCTTATTCAAACTTGGAAG GAAATATTTGACAAGGCAAATGACTGCATGGAAAAGAGTAAGCAAGACCTGAAAAAGCTTTTTCTACAGGACCAACACCAAACCAACAAGGAGAAGGtgctgttatctctctctctctctctccaatgtcttgccccatggacaaatgtctCAATTGTCTAA
- the LOC134461773 gene encoding heat shock 70 kDa protein 12A-like isoform X1 yields the protein MAESVLIIAIDFGTAYSGYHVKCNTPGKGSQFRDVQWGEEYGIRSCKTPTCALFDSTERFLEFGYAAMKKYTSKGCKDGLFFENFKMNLYKNKDIQSALQVTATNGKKMLAINVFSESLQYLKNHALRKIENFSQGTKLQDSDITWVLTVPAIWSNAAKQFMRNAAQKAGLVTESDTDRLILALEPEAASVYCKQLPSDGFVGGEGDTMRLDQMPGLQYIVADCGGGTIDITLHEVLHDGSLKEVYKASGNDLGGQNIDRQLKSLLKELFGDECWREYETHHASELQKLMYEFASAKCADENDGYSFPCPFNLVEIVKKHSNQELPELLQGHQGVTWNDGSIDISPGKFKSFFDESLRGIAGVLKDLLKNPELQIKYLLLVGGYALCKILQDYIKGQFSKHWKVLCPLHPQQAVMVGAAEFGSQPQIVQSRICGLTYGIGTSEFFDETKHKVEKKFANSDGEVFCDDIFKRLVMKGESVGCDETRKYGFCPVSREQTSIGFTFFSTTRPNADYTDEWGMEEITTLEVPLPNPGGPRTERDVNLDVKFGFTEITATATDLKSHKTERVSINFMRE from the exons ATGGCTGAGTCTGTCCTCATCATTGCTATTGATTTTGGCACAGCATATAGTGGATACCATGTCAAATGTAACACTCCAGGGAAAGGGTCTCAATTTAGGGATGTTCAGTGGGGAGAGGAATATGGAATTCGATCCTGCAAGACACCTACTTGTGCCTTGTTTGACAGTACTGAAAGATTTTTAGAGTTTGGATATGCAGCAATGAAGAAATACACCAGCAAAGGTTGCAAAGATGGCCTTTTCTTTGAAAACTTCAAAATGAATCTTTACAAAAACAAA GATATCCAAAGTGCTTTGCAAGTGACAGCAACCAATGGGAAAAAAATGCTTGCTATAAACGTTTTCTCTGAGAGTCTTCAGTATCTGAAGAATCATGCTCTGCGAAAGATTGAAAATTTTTCACAAGGAACTAAGTTGCAAGACTCTGACATCACCTGGGTTTTGACAGTGCCTGCAATTTGGAGCAACGCTGCGAAACAGTTCATGAGAAATGCTGCCCAAAAG GCTGGCCTTGTGACAGAATCGGATACAGACAGGCTCATCTTGGCCCTGGAGCCTGAAGCTGCTTCAGTCTACTGCAAACAGCTCCCAAGTGATGGCTTTgttggaggagagggggacacgATGAGACTAGACCAAATGCCTGGACTACAGTATATTGTTGCAGACTGTGGAG GTGGGACCATCGACATCACCCTGCATGAAGTGCTTCATGATGGTTCACTCAAGGAAGTGTACAAGGcgtcaggaaatgacctcggaggCCAGAACATAGACCGGCAATTGAAATCCCTTTTAAAGGAGTTGTTTGGTGACGAATGCTGGAGGGAATATGAGACACACCACGCATCTGAACTGCAGAAGCTGATGTATGAATTTGCCTCGGCCAAGTGTGCCGACGAGAATGACGGCTACAGCTTTCCTTGCCCATTCAATTTGGTAGAGATTGTTAAGAAGCATAGTAACCAAGAGTTGCCAGAGCTTTTGCAAGGCCATCAGGGTGTGACTTGGAATGACGGGTCAATTGACATCTCACCCGGAAAATTCAAATCCTTTTTTGACGAAAGTTTGAGAGGCATAGCTGGGGTCCTGAAAGATCTATTGAAAAACCCAGAATTGCAGATCAAGTATTTACTGTTGGTGGGGGGATATGCTTTGTGCAAAATCTTGCAAGACTACATTAAGGGTCAGTTTAGCAAACACTGGAAAGTCCTCTGTCCTTTACATCCTCAGCAAGCTGTAATGGTCGGTGCTGCAGAGTTTGGTAGCCAGCCACAGATTGTGCAATCACGGATTTGCGGGCTTACTTATGGTATAGGCACAAGTGAATTCTTTGATGAGACCAAACACAAGGTAGAGAAAAAGTTCGCAAACTCTGATGGAGAGGTATTCTGCGATGACATATTCAAAAGACTGGTGATGAAGGGGGAGTCCGTAGGTTGCGACGAGACCAGAAAGTACGGTTTTTGTCCAGTCAGTAGGGAACAAACCTCAATAGGTTTCACATTTTTCAGCACCACAAGACCAAATGCAGACTATACGGATGAATGGGGAATGGAAGAAATAACGACCTTGGAAGTTCCCTTGCCTAATCCTGGTGGACCCCGAACTGAACGAGATGTAAATTTAGATGTCAAGTTTGGTTTCACTGAGATTACAGCTACAGCAACAGATTTAAAGTCCCACAAAACTGAAAGAGTCAGCATCAACTTCATGAGAGAGTAG
- the LOC134461169 gene encoding coiled-coil domain-containing protein 171-like isoform X4, which yields MSYHKNCAIAFLTETLHHLKQQAHGEGTSSPGEDSEMGITHCSQRLTHAPPEEQSQQTSTTLTTDETQKAQEIQHEKEKLKQENMRLQKILEDMQASFGQQRNEYDKLMQENSRLQKSQRACKTSQNESTRLQSSIIKMEDSFQKERQKLMVELGNISEENVKLQQRMMNMDSHYTQLQECNGIKNQEYSDLQKSLREMDMHYKEQLRKSNDECKSLKSKCFDLNQRMAAKISLDLQSSGVGFEDVSDPCNESSLRGMYDDMRLKDWPKLKRKFAITNERQRQQFYGNLIQTWKEIFDKANDCMEKSKQDLKKLFLQDQHQTNKEKVLLSLSLSLQCLAPWTNVSIV from the exons ATGTCCTACCACAAAAACTGCGCGATTGCGTTCCTAACTGAGACTTTACACCACCTGAAGCAACA GGCGCATGGTGAAGGGACTTCGTCACCTGGAGAAGATTCTGAAATGGG TATCACACATTGCAGTCAGCGGCTTACACATGCACCACCTGAGGAGCAAAGTCAACAAACCTCAACTACCCTCACCACCGATGAAACCCAGAAAGCACAGGAAATACA GCATGAAAAGGAAAAATTGAAGCAGGAGAACATGAGACTTCAGAAAAT ACTAGAAGATATGCAGGCTTCTTTTGGGCAACAACG GAATGAATACGACAAGTTAATGCAGGAGAACAGCAGACTTCAAAAAAG TCAGCGTGCCTGCAAAACGTCACAGAATGAAAGCACAAGACTTCAGAGCAG TATAATTAAGATGGAGGATTCTTttcagaaagaaagacaaaaactaAT GGTTGAGCTTGGAAATATAAGTGAAGAGAACGTTAAACTCCAACAAAG AATGATGAATATGGATAGTCATTATACCCAGCTGCAAGAATG TAATGGTATAAAAAATCAGGAGTACAGCGACCTCCAGAAAAG CCTTAGAGAAATGGACATGCACTACAAAGAACAACTCCGCAAATCCAA TGATGAATGCAAGAGTCTCAAATCTAAGTGCTTTGACCTCAACCAAAG AATGGCAGCAAAGATATCTCTAGACCTGCAGAGTAGTGGAGTTGGATTCGAGGATGTCTCAGACCCATGCAATGAATCCAGCCTACGAGGAATGTATGATGACATGCGCTTGAAGGACTGGCCAAAACTTAAGAGAAAATTTGCAATAACAAATGAAAGACAACGACAGCAATTTTATGGCAATCTTATTCAAACTTGGAAG GAAATATTTGACAAGGCAAATGACTGCATGGAAAAGAGTAAGCAAGACCTGAAAAAGCTTTTTCTACAGGACCAACACCAAACCAACAAGGAGAAGGtgctgttatctctctctctctctctccaatgtcttgccccatggacaaatgtctCAATTGTCTAA
- the LOC134461169 gene encoding coiled-coil domain-containing protein 171-like isoform X3 produces MSYHKNCAIAFLTETLHHLKQQAHGEGTSSPGEDSEMGITHCSQRLTHAPPEEQSQQTSTTLTTDETQKAQEIQHEKEKLKQENMRLQKILEDMQASFGQQRNEYDKLMQENSRLQKSLQDMQVSLEQHQRACKTSQNESTRLQSSIIKMEDSFQKERQKLMVELGNISEENVKLQQRMMNMDSHYTQLQECNGIKNQEYSDLQKSLREMDMHYKEQLRKSNDECKSLKSKCFDLNQRMAAKISLDLQSSGVGFEDVSDPCNESSLRGMYDDMRLKDWPKLKRKFAITNERQRQQFYGNLIQTWKEIFDKANDCMEKSKQDLKKLFLQDQHQTNKEKVLLSLSLSLQCLAPWTNVSIV; encoded by the exons ATGTCCTACCACAAAAACTGCGCGATTGCGTTCCTAACTGAGACTTTACACCACCTGAAGCAACA GGCGCATGGTGAAGGGACTTCGTCACCTGGAGAAGATTCTGAAATGGG TATCACACATTGCAGTCAGCGGCTTACACATGCACCACCTGAGGAGCAAAGTCAACAAACCTCAACTACCCTCACCACCGATGAAACCCAGAAAGCACAGGAAATACA GCATGAAAAGGAAAAATTGAAGCAGGAGAACATGAGACTTCAGAAAAT ACTAGAAGATATGCAGGCTTCTTTTGGGCAACAACG GAATGAATACGACAAGTTAATGCAGGAGAACAGCAGACTTCAAAAAAG CCTTCAAGACATGCAGGTTTCTCTTGAACAACA TCAGCGTGCCTGCAAAACGTCACAGAATGAAAGCACAAGACTTCAGAGCAG TATAATTAAGATGGAGGATTCTTttcagaaagaaagacaaaaactaAT GGTTGAGCTTGGAAATATAAGTGAAGAGAACGTTAAACTCCAACAAAG AATGATGAATATGGATAGTCATTATACCCAGCTGCAAGAATG TAATGGTATAAAAAATCAGGAGTACAGCGACCTCCAGAAAAG CCTTAGAGAAATGGACATGCACTACAAAGAACAACTCCGCAAATCCAA TGATGAATGCAAGAGTCTCAAATCTAAGTGCTTTGACCTCAACCAAAG AATGGCAGCAAAGATATCTCTAGACCTGCAGAGTAGTGGAGTTGGATTCGAGGATGTCTCAGACCCATGCAATGAATCCAGCCTACGAGGAATGTATGATGACATGCGCTTGAAGGACTGGCCAAAACTTAAGAGAAAATTTGCAATAACAAATGAAAGACAACGACAGCAATTTTATGGCAATCTTATTCAAACTTGGAAG GAAATATTTGACAAGGCAAATGACTGCATGGAAAAGAGTAAGCAAGACCTGAAAAAGCTTTTTCTACAGGACCAACACCAAACCAACAAGGAGAAGGtgctgttatctctctctctctctctccaatgtcttgccccatggacaaatgtctCAATTGTCTAA
- the LOC134461169 gene encoding kinesin-like protein KIF15 isoform X1, with the protein MSYHKNCAIAFLTETLHHLKQQAHGEGTSSPGEDSEMGITHCSQRLTHAPPEEQSQQTSTTLTTDETQKAQEIQHEKEKLKQENMRLQKILEDMQASFGQQRNEYDKLMQENSRLQKRVSCFFLVSLQDMQVSLEQHQRACKTSQNESTRLQSSIIKMEDSFQKERQKLMVELGNISEENVKLQQRMMNMDSHYTQLQECNGIKNQEYSDLQKSLREMDMHYKEQLRKSNDECKSLKSKCFDLNQRMAAKISLDLQSSGVGFEDVSDPCNESSLRGMYDDMRLKDWPKLKRKFAITNERQRQQFYGNLIQTWKEIFDKANDCMEKSKQDLKKLFLQDQHQTNKEKVLLSLSLSLQCLAPWTNVSIV; encoded by the exons ATGTCCTACCACAAAAACTGCGCGATTGCGTTCCTAACTGAGACTTTACACCACCTGAAGCAACA GGCGCATGGTGAAGGGACTTCGTCACCTGGAGAAGATTCTGAAATGGG TATCACACATTGCAGTCAGCGGCTTACACATGCACCACCTGAGGAGCAAAGTCAACAAACCTCAACTACCCTCACCACCGATGAAACCCAGAAAGCACAGGAAATACA GCATGAAAAGGAAAAATTGAAGCAGGAGAACATGAGACTTCAGAAAAT ACTAGAAGATATGCAGGCTTCTTTTGGGCAACAACG GAATGAATACGACAAGTTAATGCAGGAGAACAGCAGACTTCAAAAAAG GGTTTCTTGTTTCTTTCTTGTTAGCCTTCAAGACATGCAGGTTTCTCTTGAACAACA TCAGCGTGCCTGCAAAACGTCACAGAATGAAAGCACAAGACTTCAGAGCAG TATAATTAAGATGGAGGATTCTTttcagaaagaaagacaaaaactaAT GGTTGAGCTTGGAAATATAAGTGAAGAGAACGTTAAACTCCAACAAAG AATGATGAATATGGATAGTCATTATACCCAGCTGCAAGAATG TAATGGTATAAAAAATCAGGAGTACAGCGACCTCCAGAAAAG CCTTAGAGAAATGGACATGCACTACAAAGAACAACTCCGCAAATCCAA TGATGAATGCAAGAGTCTCAAATCTAAGTGCTTTGACCTCAACCAAAG AATGGCAGCAAAGATATCTCTAGACCTGCAGAGTAGTGGAGTTGGATTCGAGGATGTCTCAGACCCATGCAATGAATCCAGCCTACGAGGAATGTATGATGACATGCGCTTGAAGGACTGGCCAAAACTTAAGAGAAAATTTGCAATAACAAATGAAAGACAACGACAGCAATTTTATGGCAATCTTATTCAAACTTGGAAG GAAATATTTGACAAGGCAAATGACTGCATGGAAAAGAGTAAGCAAGACCTGAAAAAGCTTTTTCTACAGGACCAACACCAAACCAACAAGGAGAAGGtgctgttatctctctctctctctctccaatgtcttgccccatggacaaatgtctCAATTGTCTAA
- the LOC134461773 gene encoding heat shock 70 kDa protein 12A-like isoform X2 has translation MPAIWSNAAKQFMRNAAQKAGLVTESDTDRLILALEPEAASVYCKQLPSDGFVGGEGDTMRLDQMPGLQYIVADCGGGTIDITLHEVLHDGSLKEVYKASGNDLGGQNIDRQLKSLLKELFGDECWREYETHHASELQKLMYEFASAKCADENDGYSFPCPFNLVEIVKKHSNQELPELLQGHQGVTWNDGSIDISPGKFKSFFDESLRGIAGVLKDLLKNPELQIKYLLLVGGYALCKILQDYIKGQFSKHWKVLCPLHPQQAVMVGAAEFGSQPQIVQSRICGLTYGIGTSEFFDETKHKVEKKFANSDGEVFCDDIFKRLVMKGESVGCDETRKYGFCPVSREQTSIGFTFFSTTRPNADYTDEWGMEEITTLEVPLPNPGGPRTERDVNLDVKFGFTEITATATDLKSHKTERVSINFMRE, from the exons A TGCCTGCAATTTGGAGCAACGCTGCGAAACAGTTCATGAGAAATGCTGCCCAAAAG GCTGGCCTTGTGACAGAATCGGATACAGACAGGCTCATCTTGGCCCTGGAGCCTGAAGCTGCTTCAGTCTACTGCAAACAGCTCCCAAGTGATGGCTTTgttggaggagagggggacacgATGAGACTAGACCAAATGCCTGGACTACAGTATATTGTTGCAGACTGTGGAG GTGGGACCATCGACATCACCCTGCATGAAGTGCTTCATGATGGTTCACTCAAGGAAGTGTACAAGGcgtcaggaaatgacctcggaggCCAGAACATAGACCGGCAATTGAAATCCCTTTTAAAGGAGTTGTTTGGTGACGAATGCTGGAGGGAATATGAGACACACCACGCATCTGAACTGCAGAAGCTGATGTATGAATTTGCCTCGGCCAAGTGTGCCGACGAGAATGACGGCTACAGCTTTCCTTGCCCATTCAATTTGGTAGAGATTGTTAAGAAGCATAGTAACCAAGAGTTGCCAGAGCTTTTGCAAGGCCATCAGGGTGTGACTTGGAATGACGGGTCAATTGACATCTCACCCGGAAAATTCAAATCCTTTTTTGACGAAAGTTTGAGAGGCATAGCTGGGGTCCTGAAAGATCTATTGAAAAACCCAGAATTGCAGATCAAGTATTTACTGTTGGTGGGGGGATATGCTTTGTGCAAAATCTTGCAAGACTACATTAAGGGTCAGTTTAGCAAACACTGGAAAGTCCTCTGTCCTTTACATCCTCAGCAAGCTGTAATGGTCGGTGCTGCAGAGTTTGGTAGCCAGCCACAGATTGTGCAATCACGGATTTGCGGGCTTACTTATGGTATAGGCACAAGTGAATTCTTTGATGAGACCAAACACAAGGTAGAGAAAAAGTTCGCAAACTCTGATGGAGAGGTATTCTGCGATGACATATTCAAAAGACTGGTGATGAAGGGGGAGTCCGTAGGTTGCGACGAGACCAGAAAGTACGGTTTTTGTCCAGTCAGTAGGGAACAAACCTCAATAGGTTTCACATTTTTCAGCACCACAAGACCAAATGCAGACTATACGGATGAATGGGGAATGGAAGAAATAACGACCTTGGAAGTTCCCTTGCCTAATCCTGGTGGACCCCGAACTGAACGAGATGTAAATTTAGATGTCAAGTTTGGTTTCACTGAGATTACAGCTACAGCAACAGATTTAAAGTCCCACAAAACTGAAAGAGTCAGCATCAACTTCATGAGAGAGTAG